In Erigeron canadensis isolate Cc75 chromosome 6, C_canadensis_v1, whole genome shotgun sequence, the following are encoded in one genomic region:
- the LOC122602921 gene encoding uncharacterized protein LOC122602921, which yields MADNSKEVQLYPYPTHVNTANFVSIKLSDKMNYRSWQAQMTCLLEGHGMLGFIDGTIKCTQRKPEYKEWKRSDTLVKGWIFGSLTQDVMNKVVGLDTSHHVWKKLNNNYDILAAPSVGNQEVQLYPYPTHVNTANFVSIKLWGKTNYHSWKKQMICLLESHGMLGFIDGTIKCTQRKAEYKEWKRSDTLVKGWIFGSLTENVMNTLDVRHTSHPIWEKLKKNYDILADPISDQDSSKYRALYRAVVNGQWKEAREYFIKDRDTLTSKINDDDESPLHVGIGTCQNIDFVAKLLKEMDSESLLESLPSLVCNRGQNPLHRAALVGNIKAAVMLVEKNPNLLFKTDNVGNLPIHNAILGAHVKTFQYLLKVTNTYIELSQQEGHHSPFNGLNAGNLLFSIIGNGLFDVAYELIKKYPDMARTKKDFFFPLKAIAGKSGARRTYNFYQQFVYHYVPLQDQDHNQDNAHQIDRDIENQVRDTTIPIVNGRRSCFYSVIRWILVKLWKVILLRVAHVKGLQDDKVKHNKALLVLKCICEELQKIEKESEVRKHYSEAVLYALEQDNTEAFEEIIKSFPQAIWTKKNGLNLIQLSIVNRSENVYSFLVHKAVINKHAHRILKDENGNNILHLAGQLAPIHKLNMVSGAALQMQRELQWFEEVKKFALSRNSEAINKKRETPIMVFRREHKELRKEGEEWMKKTADSYTITAALIITIVFAAAITVPGGNDDNGKAIYDTNPGFLVFVVSDAISLFTATTSLLLCLSILTMRYKDEDFLYRLPKRLMFGLGMLFVSVSSMTIAFSATLYIMFGHGKAWVLLLIVALTCLPIISFVTLQLPLLFDLYSSTYGQGIFGKQSDGKIKLVINMAKHNMKAQVWKSRFLHLWRSMIGHT from the exons ATGGCTGACAATAGCAAAG AGGTTCAACTATACCCATACCCGACTCACGTCAACACGGCCAACTTTGTTTCCATCAAGCTATCGGACAAAATGAATTATCGTTCATGGCAGGCACAAATGACGTGCCTTTTGGAGGGCCATGGTATGCTAGGATTCATTGATGGGACTATAAAATGCACTCAAAGAAAGCCAGAATACAAGGAATGGAAAAGGTCAGACACATTAGTCAAAGGATGGATCTTTGGTTCGCTAACTCAAGATGTTATGAACAAAGTCGTCGGCCTAGATACAAGTCACCATGTCTGGAAGAAGTTGAATAATAATTACGATATTTTGGCTGCTCCTTCTGTCGGTAACCAAG AGGTTCAACTATACCCATACCCAACTCACGTGAATACGGCCAACTTTGTTTCGATCAAGCTATGGGGAAAAACGAATTATCATTCATGGAAGAAACAAATGATATGCCTTTTGGAGAGCCATGGTATGCTAGGTTTCATTGATGGTACTATTAAATGCACTCAAAGAAAAGCAGAATATAAGGAATGGAAAAGGTCAGACACATTAGTCAAAGGATGGATCTTTGGTTCGCTAACCGAAAATGTTATGAATACACTCGACGTCCGACATACAAGTCACCCAATTTGGGAgaagcttaaaaaaaattacgatATTTTGGCTGATCCTATCAGTGACCAAG ATTCAAGTAAGTATCGAGCACTATATAGAGCTGTAGTGAACGGGCAATGGAAGGAAGCTCGAGAATATTTCATCAAAGATAGAGATACATTGACTAGTAAAatcaatgatgatgatgaaagccCACTACATGTCGGAATTGGTACATGTCAAAATATCGATTTTGTAGCGAAACTCCTGAAGGAGATGGATTCCGAATCACTTTTGGAGTCACTTCCGTCTCTAGTGTGTAATAGAGGACAAAACCCGTTGCACCGTGCTGCACTAGTTGGCAACATCAAGGCTGCCGTGATGTTGGTTGAAAAAAACCCAAATTTGTTATTCAAAACTGATAACGTGGGTAATTTACCAATCCATAATGCTATTTTGGGTGCTCATGTAAAAACTTTTCAGTATTTACTGAAGGTTACAAACACATATATTGAGCTCTCTCAACAAGAAGGACACCATAGTCCCTTTAACGGATTGAATGCTGGCAACCTTCTCTTTAGTATAATTGGTAACGGATTATTCG ACGTTGCATATGAGTTGATCAAGAAGTACCCTGACATGGCTAGAACAAAGAAAGACTTTTTCTTTCCATTGAAGGCTATCGCTGGAAAGTCAGGCGCCAGAAGAACATACAACTTCTACCAACAATTTGTTTATCATT ATGTGCCATTACAAGACCAGGACCACAACCAGGACAATGCACACCAGATTGATCGTGATATCGAGAATCAAGTTCGAGATACCACTATACCAATTGTCAACGGCAGGAGAAGCTGCTTCTACTCAG TCATCAGATGGATACTTGTCAAGTTATGGAAAGTTATACTACTACGTG TGGCACATGTGAAGGGCCTCCAAGATGACAAGGTGAAGCATAATAAAGCTCTGCTTGTACTTAAATGTATTTGCGAAGAACTTCAAAAGATAGAAAAGGAGAGTGAAGTTCGTAAACATTACAGTGAAGCAGTTCTGTACGCATTAGAACAGGATAATACTGAGGCGTTTGAAGAGATCATCAAATCATTTCCACAGGCAATCTGGACCAAGAAGAACGGTTTAAATCTTATTCAACTTTCAATAGTAAACCGTAGTGAAAACGTTTACAGCTTTTTGGTGCACAAGGCCGTAATAAACAAGCATGCACACAGAATTTTGAAGGACGAAAATGGAAATAATATTTTGCATTTGGCAGGACAATTAGCACCTATACATAAACTCAATATGGTTTCAGGTGCAGCCCTACAAATGCAAAGGGAGTTACAGTGGTTTGAG GAAGTGAAGAAGTTTGCCCTTTCTAGGAACAGCGAAGCTATAAACAAAAAGCGAGAGACGCCAATTATGGTGTTCAGAAGAGAACACAAGGAATTAAGAAAAGAAGGGGAAGAATGGATGAAAAAGACTGCGGATTCATATACAATCACAGCAGCACTTATCATTACAATAGTATTTGCCGCAGCCATTACTGTACCAGGTGGAAATGATGACAACGGGAAAGCAATTTATGACACAAATCCAGGTTTTCTCGTATTTGTGGTTTCGGATGCAATCTCATTGTTCACAGCCACTACTTCCTTGTTGCTATGTCTTTCCATTTTAACAATGCGTTACAAAGACGAAGACTTTCTCTATCGGTTACCCAAGAGATTGATGTTTGGCCTTGGTATGTTATTCGTATCAGTTTCCTCTATGACGATAGCCTTTAGTGCAACATTATACATTATGTTTGGGCATGGAAAAGCTTGGGTATTGTTGCTGATAGTGGCATTAACATGTCTGCCAATAATATCATTCGTGACATTACAGCTACCCTTGCTTTTTGATCTGTACTCTTCCACATATGGTCAAGGAATTTTTGGTAAACAAAGTGATGGGAAGATCAAATTAGTTATTAACATGGCAAAGCATAATATGAAG GCCCAAGTGTGGAAAAGTAGGTTCTTACATTTATGGAGGTCCATGATTGGCCACACTTAA